A stretch of Candidatus Hydrogenedentota bacterium DNA encodes these proteins:
- a CDS encoding flavodoxin, whose protein sequence is MVVVKLFYGSSTGNTRHVAYLIKTVLGNLIQEVRDIAESSPEDLRSADLLILGVSTWEQGGLQRDWADFLPHFEEIDLHGKKVALFGLGDAHAFSGLFVHALRTLHDKVKERGAEVIGAWPTDGYSFEYSAAADKGYFAGLVIDEDNQSDMTVKRVADWAALIKPHITGKQHRDDETFG, encoded by the coding sequence ATGGTGGTCGTCAAGCTGTTTTACGGGAGTTCCACGGGCAACACGCGCCACGTGGCGTACCTGATTAAGACGGTTCTGGGCAACCTCATCCAGGAAGTCCGGGATATCGCCGAATCCTCGCCGGAAGACCTGCGCAGTGCGGATTTGCTTATCCTTGGCGTCTCGACCTGGGAACAGGGCGGATTACAGCGTGACTGGGCGGACTTCCTCCCTCATTTCGAGGAAATTGACCTCCATGGGAAGAAGGTGGCGCTGTTCGGGCTGGGCGACGCGCATGCGTTCTCCGGGCTCTTCGTGCATGCGCTTCGGACGCTTCACGACAAAGTGAAAGAACGCGGGGCGGAGGTGATCGGAGCATGGCCGACGGACGGATATTCGTTCGAATACTCGGCCGCGGCGGACAAGGGGTACTTTGCCGGCCTCGTCATCGACGAGGACAATCAGAGCGACATGACCGTCAAGCGTGTTGCGGACTGGGCGGCGCTGATCAAGCCGCACATAACGGGAAAGCAACACAGGGACGACGAAACGTTCGGTTGA
- the xylA gene encoding xylose isomerase codes for MPEYFPEVKAVKYEGPDSRNPLAFKHYNPKEKVLGKTMAEHLRFAVCYWHTFKGLGGDMFGGSTMLRAYNRGSDPMTVAEQTMHAAFEFFTKLGAGFWCFHDTDIAPEADTLAETNKRLDKIVKLAEALQDDTGVRLLWGTCNLFSHPRFMAGAATNPSPDVFAYAATKVKKALEITKQLDGAGYVFWGGREGYDTLLNTDLKRELDHLGLFLNMAVDYKKQIKFKGQFYIEPKPKEPTKHQYDFDAGSCFAFLQRYGLVDSFKLNIEANHATLAGHSFIHELAFCVANGILGSVDANRGDELLGWDTDQFPTNIYDTALAMYYILKGGGFTTGGLNFDAKLRRQSTDPADLFHAHVGAMDAFARGLKAAAKLLKDKPFEKFIAQRYAGWNKGIGADIEKGGATFETCEAYTLKRGEPKTASGRQEMLENILNAYIE; via the coding sequence ATGCCCGAGTATTTCCCTGAAGTAAAGGCAGTCAAATACGAAGGCCCGGATTCCAGGAACCCGCTCGCGTTCAAACATTACAACCCTAAAGAAAAGGTGCTGGGCAAGACGATGGCCGAGCACCTGCGTTTCGCGGTGTGCTATTGGCACACGTTCAAGGGCCTCGGCGGCGATATGTTCGGCGGATCGACCATGCTGCGCGCGTACAACCGCGGCAGCGACCCGATGACGGTTGCCGAGCAGACGATGCACGCCGCCTTCGAGTTCTTCACGAAGCTGGGCGCCGGTTTCTGGTGTTTTCACGACACGGACATCGCGCCGGAAGCGGATACTCTCGCGGAGACGAACAAGCGTCTTGACAAGATCGTGAAATTGGCTGAAGCGCTGCAGGACGACACCGGCGTGCGTCTGCTTTGGGGCACCTGCAACCTGTTCTCGCATCCGCGGTTCATGGCGGGCGCCGCGACCAACCCCTCGCCCGACGTGTTCGCCTATGCCGCCACCAAGGTGAAGAAAGCGCTCGAGATTACGAAGCAGCTTGACGGCGCGGGCTACGTATTCTGGGGCGGCCGCGAAGGGTACGACACGCTGTTGAATACGGACCTGAAGCGCGAACTCGATCATCTGGGCTTGTTCCTGAACATGGCCGTGGATTACAAGAAGCAGATCAAGTTCAAGGGTCAGTTCTACATCGAGCCCAAGCCGAAAGAACCAACGAAACACCAATACGATTTCGATGCGGGCAGTTGTTTCGCGTTTTTGCAGCGGTATGGGCTGGTGGATTCATTCAAGCTGAACATCGAGGCGAACCACGCGACACTGGCGGGGCATTCGTTTATCCACGAACTGGCGTTCTGCGTGGCGAACGGCATCCTGGGCTCGGTCGATGCGAATCGCGGCGATGAATTACTCGGTTGGGACACGGACCAGTTCCCGACGAACATCTACGACACGGCGCTGGCCATGTACTACATCCTCAAGGGCGGCGGGTTCACGACGGGCGGCCTGAATTTCGATGCCAAGCTGCGCCGTCAATCCACGGACCCGGCGGACTTGTTCCACGCTCATGTGGGGGCGATGGACGCTTTCGCGCGCGGACTGAAGGCCGCCGCGAAGCTGCTCAAGGACAAGCCGTTCGAGAAATTCATCGCGCAGCGGTACGCCGGCTGGAACAAGGGCATCGGCGCGGACATCGAGAAGGGCGGGGCAACGTTCGAAACCTGCGAGGCCTATACCCTCAAGCGCGGCGAGCCCAAGACCGCCTCCGGCCGTCAGGAAATGCTCGAAAACATCCTGAACGCTTACATCGAGTAA
- a CDS encoding DUF1080 domain-containing protein has protein sequence MRRTLRSSLYVILLAFFLVSVFVAMPSARAAVQLGAHPAVSPEPRTDDWWTKRFESMNERVRQGNVDLIFIGDSITQGWEGAGQPVWDAYYGDRNAVNLGISGDRTQHVLWRLDNGNIAGIAPKAAVIMIGTNNWEQSSAPEIADGVTAIVEKLRTTLPDTKVLLLAIFPRGDRPQEIRDKLAQANATLAGLADGQMVHFLDIGGWFLTDQGELTKDIMPDLLHLSEEGYWRWARAIEPTLAELLGAPDNTPPKGFVQLFNGVDLTGWKGLVEDPEKRAQMPPEDLAAAQATADQQMRDHWKVVDGALAYDGEGNSLCTARDYEDFEMLVDWKIGPEGDSGIYLRGSPQVQIWDPARWPQGSGGLYNNEQNPKDPLVCADRPIGEWNRFRVIMIGERVTVYLNGRLVVDNVVMENYWDRGKPIYPSGQIELQHHNAPLWFKNVFIREIPRGEGWRDLFNGRDLTGWEQVGGDHPCWKVEDGQLYTDGAEGCGWLSTTEEFSDFELELEFRVPENGNSGVFIRAPRDGNPAFEGSEVQVLDDYGSEYTELKPWQYCGSVYATIAPSRRVTLPANTWQKMRIRCEGMQVSVWLNGCAIVEGDLSEHMDKLADHPGLKRTSGFIGLQNHGSRLDYRNIRIRPLS, from the coding sequence ATGCGGCGCACATTACGTTCGAGTCTCTATGTCATTCTGCTTGCGTTCTTTCTGGTCTCGGTATTCGTTGCCATGCCATCCGCCCGGGCTGCCGTGCAGCTTGGCGCGCACCCGGCCGTATCGCCGGAGCCGCGCACGGACGACTGGTGGACAAAGCGGTTCGAGTCGATGAATGAGCGCGTGAGGCAAGGCAATGTGGACCTCATCTTCATCGGCGACTCAATCACGCAAGGCTGGGAAGGCGCGGGCCAGCCCGTGTGGGACGCGTACTACGGCGACCGCAACGCCGTGAATCTCGGTATCAGCGGCGACCGCACGCAACACGTGCTCTGGCGGCTCGACAACGGAAACATCGCGGGTATTGCACCGAAGGCGGCGGTAATCATGATCGGCACGAACAACTGGGAGCAGAGTTCGGCGCCCGAGATTGCGGATGGCGTAACGGCCATCGTCGAGAAACTGCGCACGACCCTGCCGGACACCAAGGTCCTGCTGCTGGCCATCTTCCCGCGCGGGGACCGGCCCCAGGAAATCCGCGACAAGCTCGCGCAGGCAAACGCGACGCTGGCTGGGCTGGCCGACGGGCAAATGGTTCACTTCCTCGACATCGGCGGCTGGTTCCTGACGGACCAGGGCGAATTGACGAAGGACATCATGCCGGACCTGCTGCATCTGAGCGAGGAAGGCTACTGGCGCTGGGCGCGCGCCATCGAACCCACGCTCGCCGAATTGCTCGGCGCACCCGACAATACGCCGCCCAAGGGCTTCGTGCAGCTCTTCAACGGCGTGGACCTGACCGGCTGGAAAGGCCTCGTGGAAGACCCGGAAAAGCGCGCGCAGATGCCGCCGGAGGATCTGGCCGCAGCGCAGGCAACGGCGGACCAGCAGATGCGCGATCACTGGAAGGTTGTGGACGGCGCGCTCGCCTACGACGGCGAGGGCAACAGCCTGTGCACGGCGCGCGACTACGAAGATTTTGAAATGCTCGTGGACTGGAAGATCGGCCCCGAAGGCGACAGCGGCATCTACTTGCGCGGATCGCCACAGGTGCAGATTTGGGACCCGGCCCGGTGGCCCCAGGGCTCCGGCGGCCTGTACAACAATGAGCAGAACCCCAAAGACCCGCTTGTGTGCGCGGACCGGCCCATCGGCGAGTGGAACCGGTTCCGCGTCATCATGATTGGGGAGCGCGTCACCGTATACCTGAACGGCCGGCTCGTCGTGGACAACGTGGTGATGGAGAACTACTGGGACCGCGGCAAGCCCATCTACCCGAGCGGGCAGATTGAGCTGCAGCACCATAATGCCCCGCTCTGGTTCAAGAACGTGTTCATCCGCGAAATCCCGCGGGGTGAAGGCTGGCGCGACCTGTTCAACGGGCGTGACCTGACCGGCTGGGAACAGGTCGGTGGCGACCACCCCTGCTGGAAGGTCGAAGACGGCCAGTTGTACACGGACGGCGCGGAAGGCTGCGGCTGGCTCTCCACCACGGAAGAGTTCAGCGATTTCGAATTGGAGCTTGAGTTTCGCGTGCCCGAAAACGGAAACAGCGGCGTGTTCATCCGCGCGCCGCGCGACGGCAACCCCGCCTTCGAAGGCAGCGAGGTCCAGGTGCTCGACGACTACGGCTCCGAGTACACCGAACTGAAGCCGTGGCAGTATTGCGGCAGCGTCTACGCCACCATCGCGCCGTCGCGCCGCGTCACGCTGCCCGCGAATACCTGGCAGAAGATGCGTATCCGTTGCGAGGGCATGCAGGTCAGCGTCTGGCTGAATGGCTGCGCCATCGTTGAAGGCGACCTGAGCGAGCACATGGACAAACTGGCCGACCATCCGGGCTTGAAACGCACCAGCGGGTTCATCGGTCTACAGAATCACGGGTCGCGGCTCGATTATCGGAATATCCGCATCCGGCCGTTGAGTTAA
- a CDS encoding STN domain-containing protein: MRCFALFAAANLTALAAFADSIVLNGVAHGNVFIEEGASMYYVLLPDTGEVLNARKAGIAPADITFSPDSAAREALRRRWKEARQEANPALLPPAWEEPSHPAAEPGPVAPASDEPVIKTLRASGRATTQDAAETPVDPAYATDFTAGHSSLHNIPLGEALRAVLRQRNLDYRAAGNHLYISTPERLRRESGRAVQTHGFALNPGFSGTLPKIILRHQGIYGGGQDYGYGGRYGGGYGGGYGAYAGGAGAGPGYGGGFAGPAGFGGGYGGFGGGNRQDVTTISNISDLFSTIDDRMVGEAPARPAELQIR, encoded by the coding sequence ATGCGTTGTTTTGCGTTGTTCGCCGCGGCTAACTTGACGGCCTTGGCCGCGTTCGCCGACAGTATCGTTCTCAACGGCGTCGCCCACGGGAACGTCTTCATTGAGGAAGGCGCTTCCATGTACTACGTCCTGCTTCCGGACACCGGCGAGGTGCTTAATGCACGCAAGGCCGGCATCGCCCCGGCGGATATTACCTTCTCCCCGGACAGTGCGGCGCGGGAAGCACTGCGCCGCCGGTGGAAAGAGGCCCGTCAGGAAGCAAATCCAGCCCTGCTTCCGCCGGCGTGGGAAGAGCCCTCGCATCCCGCGGCGGAACCGGGCCCCGTTGCGCCCGCATCCGATGAGCCCGTCATCAAGACTCTCCGCGCATCGGGCCGGGCCACCACGCAAGACGCTGCCGAAACGCCTGTAGACCCCGCGTATGCCACGGACTTTACAGCGGGCCATTCCTCCTTGCACAACATTCCCCTCGGCGAGGCGTTGCGAGCCGTGTTGCGGCAGCGGAACCTGGATTATCGCGCCGCGGGCAATCATTTGTACATTTCCACTCCGGAAAGGCTGCGCCGCGAATCCGGGCGCGCCGTCCAGACGCACGGTTTTGCCCTGAATCCGGGCTTTTCGGGCACATTGCCCAAGATTATCCTGCGCCATCAGGGCATATACGGCGGCGGGCAGGACTATGGGTACGGCGGCAGATACGGCGGCGGATACGGGGGCGGGTACGGCGCTTACGCGGGAGGCGCCGGCGCGGGACCAGGCTATGGCGGCGGATTCGCCGGGCCGGCCGGGTTCGGCGGTGGTTATGGCGGCTTCGGCGGCGGAAATCGCCAGGACGTAACAACCATCAGCAATATCTCCGACCTCTTCAGCACCATCGACGACCGTATGGTCGGCGAGGCCCCCGCACGGCCCGCGGAACTGCAAATCCGCTGA
- a CDS encoding AAA family ATPase — protein sequence MRACALFKDTTVGEFRQVIKDVLRNVETVILDKTEVVKAAISAFLAGGHVLLEDVPGVAKTMLVRALAVSSGCSFTRIQCTPDLLPTDVTGVSVFNPDTRQFEFRKGPIFTQVVVADEINRATPRTQSALLEAMAEGQVSVDGRTYKLQAPFTVFATQNPVEHEGTFPLPEAQLDRFMMRLSIGYPNIIAEAQLLETTRLSHPIDALRMVTDAETIARMQLSVREIFVHEKIRDYILRLVHRTRDSTHLTLGASPRAAMMLFRVAQAYAAVQGRGYAIPDDIKVLAGPVLLHRLILNPESRLRRVTAQSVLHDILQEVAVPAGRASWRE from the coding sequence ATGCGCGCATGCGCCTTATTCAAGGATACGACGGTGGGTGAATTTCGTCAAGTCATCAAGGATGTGCTCCGCAACGTCGAGACAGTCATCCTCGACAAGACGGAGGTCGTAAAGGCAGCCATTTCTGCGTTCCTGGCGGGCGGCCATGTCCTGCTCGAAGACGTCCCCGGCGTGGCGAAAACCATGCTCGTGCGGGCGCTGGCCGTTTCGAGCGGCTGCTCCTTCACGCGCATCCAATGCACACCGGACCTTCTTCCCACGGACGTGACCGGCGTGTCGGTCTTTAACCCGGACACCCGGCAATTCGAGTTCCGGAAAGGCCCCATTTTCACGCAGGTGGTCGTGGCGGACGAAATCAACCGCGCTACGCCGCGCACGCAGTCGGCCCTGCTCGAAGCCATGGCCGAAGGACAAGTGTCCGTCGATGGCCGGACGTACAAGCTCCAGGCGCCGTTCACCGTATTCGCGACGCAAAACCCGGTCGAGCATGAGGGCACGTTTCCGCTGCCCGAAGCCCAACTCGACCGCTTCATGATGCGCCTTTCCATCGGCTATCCGAACATCATTGCGGAAGCGCAATTGCTGGAGACCACACGGCTCAGTCACCCCATCGATGCGTTGCGGATGGTGACGGACGCCGAGACAATCGCCCGGATGCAGCTTTCCGTGCGCGAGATCTTTGTCCATGAGAAGATTAGAGACTACATCCTGCGGCTGGTCCACCGCACGCGCGATTCGACGCACCTGACCCTGGGCGCGAGCCCGCGCGCGGCCATGATGCTGTTTCGCGTGGCGCAGGCCTATGCCGCCGTGCAGGGACGGGGCTATGCCATTCCGGACGACATCAAGGTGCTGGCCGGGCCGGTCCTGTTGCACCGGCTCATCCTGAATCCTGAGAGCCGTTTGCGGCGGGTAACTGCGCAGAGTGTCCTGCATGATATACTTCAAGAGGTGGCCGTGCCCGCCGGCCGCGCCAGTTGGCGCGAATAG
- a CDS encoding serine/threonine protein kinase gives MISLFRKKAPVAHEHGHAHKHKQGTPGALEEESQFELTHVGPYEIVAPIGSGGMGTVYKAIDRSKDQTIAIKVLDRRYDVDRKSRKRDYLGREILIAASLNHPNIIRMHKELVVQEDNYGRKRRCLLMEYIDGHNLKKHIVDRDLSMEQMMQICIELCHGLDFLHQHKIIHRDIKPGNFLFSRDGKQVKIVDFGLSKSSASWRMRWMKETGGTRLYMSPEQLAKKPLDERSDIFSFGITMYELFTGRHPCNGNDPRIMQRQLRDPRFRFDPPSKFNPEISPALDRIVLKALRRKPEDRYQSVTEILLDMSRMSESRI, from the coding sequence ATGATTTCGCTGTTTAGGAAAAAAGCGCCCGTTGCGCACGAGCATGGGCACGCGCACAAGCATAAGCAGGGTACGCCCGGCGCCTTGGAGGAAGAGTCGCAGTTTGAACTCACTCATGTCGGCCCCTACGAGATTGTTGCGCCCATCGGCTCGGGGGGCATGGGGACCGTGTACAAGGCGATAGACCGGTCCAAGGACCAGACGATCGCGATCAAGGTGCTGGACCGCCGCTATGACGTGGACCGGAAGAGCCGGAAACGGGACTACCTGGGGCGGGAAATCCTCATCGCGGCGTCGTTGAATCATCCCAATATTATCAGGATGCACAAGGAACTGGTGGTGCAGGAGGACAACTACGGCCGCAAGCGGCGCTGTCTCTTGATGGAATACATTGACGGTCACAACCTGAAGAAACATATTGTGGACCGCGACCTGAGCATGGAACAGATGATGCAGATCTGCATCGAGCTATGTCACGGGCTGGATTTCCTGCATCAGCACAAGATCATCCACCGGGACATCAAGCCGGGGAACTTCTTGTTCTCCCGCGACGGCAAGCAGGTTAAAATCGTGGACTTCGGGCTCTCGAAGTCGAGTGCATCGTGGCGCATGCGATGGATGAAAGAGACGGGCGGAACGCGGCTCTACATGTCCCCCGAACAACTCGCAAAGAAGCCGCTGGACGAACGGTCGGACATCTTTTCGTTCGGCATCACCATGTATGAGTTGTTCACCGGCCGGCATCCCTGCAACGGAAACGACCCGCGGATCATGCAGCGGCAATTGCGCGACCCGCGGTTCCGTTTCGACCCGCCCTCAAAATTCAACCCGGAGATTTCGCCGGCCCTGGACCGCATTGTGTTAAAGGCATTGCGCCGGAAGCCGGAAGATCGCTATCAATCGGTAACGGAGATACTGCTGGACATGTCCCGGATGTCGGAATCGCGAATCTAG
- a CDS encoding tetratricopeptide repeat protein codes for MNKRKLTFKKKVRKNESGPSLTQIVLILSAVCAVFLGGYRLLGTRPQEEAEAAAYTDLDKARELAAVQDFAGARPLLERIVEKADDPAVTPEALLLLADIEAAAGEKEAALAHLERAATQYAGSRAQPTAALRYARLLDEMGRTPEARALYDDVRRNTAPEIRAAALVGLGRDLERQGQLVAARDQYAQAVRDAKWSGPECMEALDALGRLNVALIFSTVQTPESKTYDVQPGDSLTSIGIKLNTTQGLLCRANNLDETSTLRPGQPLKYTPKDFRIVIERSTRRLYLLDMDGVFRCYSVGLGMPGHETTLGKYKIGTKEKDPVWHKAGSEPIPAGDPRNELGTRWMPLVPIEEGLPTDLGIHGTIAPDTIGQYSSHGCARMHKEDVEELYDLVVRSTPVEIVDVFEPGHIETGQG; via the coding sequence ATGAACAAGCGAAAACTCACATTCAAGAAGAAAGTGCGGAAGAACGAGTCAGGCCCTTCGCTCACGCAGATTGTGCTTATCTTGAGCGCGGTGTGTGCCGTGTTTCTGGGCGGTTACCGGCTTCTCGGAACGCGGCCGCAGGAAGAGGCTGAGGCAGCGGCATATACGGACCTTGATAAGGCGCGCGAACTTGCCGCGGTGCAGGACTTCGCGGGGGCGCGGCCGCTGCTGGAGCGAATCGTCGAAAAGGCGGACGATCCCGCCGTAACTCCGGAAGCACTGCTGCTTCTGGCGGATATTGAAGCCGCCGCCGGCGAAAAGGAAGCGGCGTTGGCTCATCTGGAGCGCGCCGCGACGCAATACGCGGGCAGCCGCGCGCAACCGACGGCGGCTCTGCGCTACGCGCGCTTGCTCGACGAGATGGGGCGTACCCCGGAGGCCCGCGCGCTATACGATGACGTGCGGCGGAACACCGCGCCCGAAATTCGCGCAGCCGCCTTGGTTGGACTGGGCAGGGACCTGGAACGTCAGGGACAATTGGTGGCGGCGCGCGACCAGTATGCACAAGCCGTCCGCGACGCCAAGTGGAGCGGTCCCGAATGCATGGAAGCGCTCGATGCGCTTGGGCGCCTGAATGTGGCGCTCATCTTCTCCACCGTCCAAACGCCGGAGAGCAAGACGTATGACGTGCAGCCTGGCGACAGCCTGACTTCCATCGGGATTAAATTGAATACGACGCAGGGGCTGCTCTGCCGCGCAAACAACCTGGACGAAACCAGCACGCTGCGTCCCGGACAGCCGCTGAAGTACACGCCGAAGGATTTCCGCATCGTGATCGAGCGGTCCACTCGTCGTCTGTACCTGCTCGACATGGACGGGGTCTTTCGTTGTTACTCGGTCGGGCTGGGCATGCCCGGCCATGAAACCACGCTGGGGAAATACAAGATCGGCACGAAAGAGAAGGACCCGGTCTGGCACAAAGCGGGGTCGGAGCCCATTCCCGCAGGCGATCCTCGCAATGAGCTTGGTACGCGCTGGATGCCGCTGGTCCCGATTGAAGAGGGATTGCCAACCGACTTGGGGATTCACGGAACGATAGCGCCGGATACGATAGGGCAGTACTCTTCCCATGGGTGCGCGCGGATGCACAAAGAGGACGTCGAGGAATTGTACGACTTGGTGGTGCGTTCGACACCGGTCGAAATCGTGGATGTGTTCGAACCTGGGCATATTGAGACGGGGCAGGGTTGA
- a CDS encoding sensor domain-containing diguanylate cyclase, whose protein sequence is MADLQDRTPLTSRLRASHSGLDFTQAPFVPIVDYAAFRLVAGEMARTAAGERAGEVVAVVDGHTAGRVDTVEELRRSAARVLHYGEPPPSWSRAENVVVLPVSGEFGEGDRVLAVVSEQLALLALGTHTESAEEEKGLFQGAWTAHRGAVARVLAALPGCEADIARAQSVETSTNVALRLMALQTTLLASRQRDIAMDKDDLFAVLNILKAMSAKRSAHDILYVFVEHIARVVTSDRCSVVRVWGGEFRGQVLASHEDESLRNHDIELCKYPELEHVLRTGEKIIINDVRRHPLMKECAEGLERARIRSLLVLPIVLYDRNVGSLLLRAARSQGTFTLREISFFEIVAEAASNALERAELFDRIQKANERLEVLAVTDGLTGLFNHRSFRNRLSEEVDRALRYRIPLSCMIFDVDNFKQVNDTYGHLVGDGILCEIAKRTSRTVRRSDIVARYGGEEFVVIMPQTGADGACAQAERLREEMASRPFEGVPGGIPVTVSIGVAMLDGDMVMDCEGLIVQADKALYAAKRQGKNRVVFAAQDGRA, encoded by the coding sequence GTGGCGGACTTGCAGGATAGAACACCGTTGACCTCGCGCCTCAGGGCATCGCATTCGGGCCTCGATTTCACGCAGGCGCCCTTTGTGCCGATTGTGGACTACGCGGCCTTTCGCCTCGTGGCAGGGGAGATGGCGCGAACGGCGGCCGGCGAGCGCGCTGGCGAAGTGGTTGCGGTGGTTGACGGGCACACGGCCGGCCGGGTTGACACGGTCGAAGAGCTGCGGCGCAGCGCGGCCAGGGTGCTGCACTATGGTGAGCCGCCGCCTTCCTGGTCCCGCGCCGAGAACGTGGTGGTATTGCCCGTGAGCGGGGAGTTTGGCGAGGGAGATCGAGTGCTCGCGGTTGTTTCGGAACAGCTTGCCCTGCTTGCCTTGGGAACGCATACCGAAAGCGCGGAAGAGGAAAAGGGACTCTTTCAGGGAGCGTGGACGGCCCACCGGGGCGCCGTGGCGCGTGTGTTGGCCGCATTGCCGGGTTGCGAGGCGGATATTGCGCGCGCTCAGTCCGTGGAAACGTCCACGAACGTCGCATTGCGGCTCATGGCGCTTCAGACAACCCTGCTCGCCTCACGCCAGCGCGACATCGCAATGGATAAGGATGACCTCTTCGCGGTCCTGAATATCCTCAAGGCGATGTCGGCCAAACGCAGCGCTCATGACATCCTGTATGTCTTCGTCGAGCATATCGCGCGCGTGGTGACGTCCGACCGCTGCTCGGTCGTGCGCGTGTGGGGCGGTGAGTTCCGCGGCCAGGTGCTCGCCTCCCACGAGGACGAAAGCCTCAGGAACCACGACATCGAGCTCTGCAAGTATCCGGAACTGGAGCACGTGCTCAGGACCGGGGAAAAGATAATCATCAACGACGTGCGCCGTCACCCCTTGATGAAAGAATGCGCCGAGGGCTTGGAACGCGCCAGGATTCGCTCTCTGCTGGTGCTCCCCATCGTGCTATATGACCGTAATGTGGGCTCGCTCCTGCTGCGCGCGGCGCGCAGCCAGGGCACGTTTACGCTGCGCGAGATCAGCTTCTTTGAAATCGTGGCGGAGGCCGCTTCGAATGCGCTTGAGCGCGCCGAGTTGTTCGACCGCATCCAGAAGGCAAATGAACGGTTGGAAGTCCTGGCCGTTACCGACGGCCTCACGGGCCTCTTCAACCACCGCAGTTTCCGCAACCGCCTGTCCGAGGAAGTTGACCGCGCGTTGCGCTATCGCATTCCCCTTTCCTGTATGATTTTCGACGTGGACAACTTCAAGCAAGTGAATGACACGTATGGCCATCTCGTGGGCGACGGCATTCTCTGCGAGATCGCCAAACGCACCAGCCGCACGGTGCGCCGCAGCGATATTGTGGCGCGCTACGGTGGCGAGGAGTTTGTCGTGATCATGCCGCAAACCGGCGCCGATGGCGCTTGCGCGCAGGCGGAGCGCCTCCGTGAGGAGATGGCTTCGCGCCCCTTCGAAGGCGTTCCTGGCGGCATCCCCGTAACGGTGAGCATTGGTGTCGCCATGCTGGACGGCGATATGGTGATGGATTGCGAGGGCCTGATTGTCCAGGCGGACAAGGCTCTTTATGCGGCCAAGCGGCAGGGCAAGAATCGCGTGGTGTTCGCTGCGCAGGATGGCCGCGCATAG